Part of the Sphingomonadaceae bacterium OTU29LAMAA1 genome, CTCTGGAATGGTATCCGAACAAGGACACGATCGTCGCCGGAACGATCTACTATAAGAGCTTCGGCGGCGGCTTCGTGCCGGTGCTGCTCAACGAACAGTTCACGATCGGCGGGCAGGACGTGACGGTGCCGGTCACGGCGCGACAGAATAGCGACGAGAAGAGCCGCATCTATGGCCTCGAGATGACGCTATCCAACCGCTTCTCGTGGTTGCCCGCACCGTTCGATGGCTTGGGCGCCAAGGTTGGCTACAATTACGCCAACTCGAACTTTCGCAATTACGACATACGGCTGGGAGACGTCGTCGATCCCGCAACCGGCGGCGTGACTCCAGGGATCATCCCGCCAGCGAACCTGTCCGGATCGTCGAAGCATACCGCGTCGGGGCAGCTCTACTATCAGTATAAGGGTCTGTCTCTGGAGGCGATCTATACCTATCGTTCGGCCTATTATCAGGATTTCGTCGGTGGCAACACGCAACTGCGGTTCGTCCGTCCGTCGGAGATCGTCAATCTGCGGGCGTCGTACAACATCAATCGTAACGTCTCGCTCCGGTTCGAGGCGCTGAACGTGCTCAACAACCCGAAGATCACCGACATGCCGGTTTACGGCAGCAGCCGGCAGTATCACTTCTATGGATCGAAATACTTCGTCGGTGCGCGCGTGCGTTTCTGATCAGGCTGGTCCTCGCACCGCTTGTGCGTCGTGCCGACCGGGTGGTAGGACAATCAACACGCAGATCGAGGGGATTGTTAGGCCAATGGCGGATCGTCGTCTTTTCCAGGATGTAGCGGACCAGATCGTCGCGCTGATCGAAGAGGGTGCGTTTCCGCCCGGCTCGCGCCTGCCCGGCGAGCGCGAACTGTCCGATCGGTTCGGCGTCAGCCGAGTGACGATTCGCGAGGCGGAGATCGCGTTGCAGGCGACCGGCAGGATTCGGATCAAGACCGGGTCCGGCGTCTATGTCGCAGACCCTGCCGACATGGCGCCGCCGTCGCGTCTGCCCGACGTTAGCGCTTTCGAGCTGACCGAAGCGCGCTCGTTGTTCGAATCTGAGGCCGCGGCATTGGCGGCGCCTATCATCTCGGCGGGCGATCTGGCGGCGCTCCGCGATCTGCTCGACCAGATGGCGCAAGACAGCCTCCCAGATGACGAAGTCACCGCCATAGATCGCCTGTTTCACCTGACGATCGCCGGGGCATCGGGCAACAAGGCGATTATTCACGTTATCGAAAACCTGTGGCGGCTGCGGACCGAACTGCCCGAGGTGCGCCGCACCCATGCGTCGGTATGCCATAGCGACGGCGCGGCGCGGCAGATGGAGCATGCCGCAATCGTGGAGGCGCTGGAACAGCACAATCCGCAGGCGGCGCGTGTGGCGATGCGCCAGCATTTCAGCCGCTTGTTGGGGGCGATGCTAGACGCGACCGAGCAGCGCGAAATTGAGGAGCTTCAACGTCGCACCGCTGAGAGTCGCGCCCGTTTTTTGATGAGTGCGCAACTCGGCTGATGGGGCGAGCGCCGCCTCGCCATCGCGCAATAGAGTAAGATGTAAGGGGTGTATGGGCAAGGTTCTGGCGTTCGGCGAAATCATGCTCCGGCTATCTTCTCCCGGCCGGGAGCAGCTTCTGCAAACCCCACGCTTCGATGTCTGGGTCGCGGGCGCGGAAGCCAATGTCTCCACGCAACTCGCCCGGCTGGGCCACGATGTCGCTATCGCCACGCGCGTTCCGGACAACGACCTTGGCCAGGCGGCGATCACCACTCTGCGTGGACACGGTGTCGATACCCGCAACATCCAGCGGGCAGGCGATAGGATGGGCCTGTATTTCGTTGCCTCTGGCGCCGGCCTGCGGGCGACCGAAGTCGTCTACGACCGTGCGCACTCCGCCTTCGCCGAGGCACCGTTGGATGCTTGGGACTGGGATGCTCTGTTGGTTGATGTCGATCGACTGCATCTGTCCGGTATCACGCCTGCTTTGGGTCCCGTACCGGCGCAAAGTGCGCTAGCTGCGGTCGAGGCCGCCGCCGCACGTGGCATTGCCATTTCGTTCGACGGCAACTGGCGTGGCAAGCTTTGGGAGCGGTGGGATAGCGATCCGCGCGAAATCCTTTCCGCTATCGTCGCCCATGCGGATCTGGTTTTCGGTAATCATCAGGACGTGGCACTGCTGCTCGGTCGCACCTTCACCAGCAGTGGCGAGACGCGTCGTCGTGAGGCCGCTGCCGCCGCGTTCGATAAATTTCCTAAGCTCCAGATGCTGGCTTCGACCTCGCGCCATGTAGAGCATGTTGATCTTAACCGCCTTTCCGCCCGGGTCGAAACGAGATTTGCGGTTGCGCAAACCGAAGTGGTGGAGATAGCCGGCATCGTTGATCGGATCGGTGGTGGCGACGCTTTTGCTGCGGGCGTGCTCCACGCGTTGCGCGCGGAGCAAAATATCGACGCCGTTGCTTGTGCCGGTCTTGCCGTAGCCGTTCTGAAGCATTCTCTTCCCGGTGACGCGGCACTTTTCAACCAAGCAGATATAGATGGCTTTTTGACCGGTGGGTTAGACGTACGCCGATAGTTCGTCGGTCCAGAGTGATGATGATCGACGCGGGCTCTGTCAGACCAAATGCACCGATCGTTAGGGGAGGATGCATAGGTGCGGCGAATGCCTCGCCCGCGTAAACCCACCAGCCCTTTTCGCTACTTCAACTCGTCGCCTGAGGTGATCCGACTGGTGGTGCTGATGTACGTTCGCTTCCCACTTTCGTTGCGGAACGTGGAGGATCTGCTGTTCGAGCGCGGCATCGACATTTGCCACGAGACGGTGCGGATGTGGTGGAACAGGTTCGGTCCGATGTTCGCAGGCGACATCCGTCGTCAGCGAGTCAACCGTATGGGAGGCTTCCGCCACTGGCGCTGGCACATGGACGAGGTGTACGTGAAGCTGAATGGCGAGATGGTGTACCTGTGGCGTGCTGTCGATCACGAGGGCGAGATACTTGAAAGCTACATCACCAAGACGCGCGACAAGGACGCAGCGCTCACCTTCATGAAGAAGGCGCTCAAGCGCCATGGCTCGCCTGACAAGATCACCACCGATGGGCTTCGCTCGTACCGCGCAGCGATGAAAGACCTGGGCAACGCCAACAAGCAGGAGGTGGGGCGCTGGGCGAACAACCGGGTGGAGAACAGCCACCTGCCGTTCCGACGACGAGAACGTGCGATGCAACGTTTCCGCCGGATGAAGACGCTACAAAAGTTCGCTTCCGTCCACGCCAACGTCCACAACCATTTCAGCCTCGAACGCCATCTCGTCGATCGACAGACCTACAAGGAACGCCGCTCATCCGCACTGGCCGAGTGGCGGATCCTTGCGAGCTAGGCCGCGCAACTCAAAGACCGAGGTGCATCGTGTGGAGAGCGGTTCGCATTAGACTGACAGCACCTTCCTGTGGCATGAAGTGAATACCTCGGCCTGTCTCGGACTTTCGCGAAAGGCGTTGATCGAGTTCAGAGAGATCGGACATGTCGCATCCCTCCTAGGTAGACCAGCGTCATTGGGAGGCTGGCCCTGGCGGCGAAATTGTCGTGTCGTTGCCCACTACGGACTTGTAGGTGCCGGTCTAAGGTGCTTTGCAAAGAAGTCACATGCCATTTTCCTCTCCCATGAGATTCCCATCCTCGGCCGTTCCTGTGGGTTTCGGCCAGGCGGTGGCGGAGCGGCGGGCGCAGATGGGCTGGTCGCAGGCGCGGTTGGCCCGTGAGACGGGACTGAGCCGCGAGACGATCGCACGCCTTGAGACGGGTCGCCGGACGCCGACGGCCGACAGCGTCTTCAGACTCCAGTCCGCGATGGACATGGAACCTGGCGAACTGGTGCCCGCGTGGCCGGAATGGAACCCGATCGGCCTCCCGACCTATGGCGCCCGGACCCGTCAGCGCAGGCGAGAGTTGAGACTTTCCCTGACCACCGTCGCCGCTGCCGCCGGGATCAGCGTGGCGACGCTCTCGCGCTTTGAACGTGAGCAGGGTCACCTGCACACCACGCTTCAGGAAGCTCACGCGCCTACGGGCGCGAAGGCTCATTTGGTGGAGCGCGGGCTTGCCCTTGCGCTGCACTTCGCAGACGCCGGATGCTATAGGAGGTACTGCCTCAGTGCCTTGGGACGATCGGGCGCGGGTCCGGTGCTTTAGGCGGGTTCCCAGTCGACCGTCGGACCGACGAGGCGTCCTTTCCCGGCAAGGACTTGGAAGAAGGAGGAGATCGATCCGGTGCCATCCTCGGAGACGTTAGGCATCGGGCAACGGTCAGCCTATAAAGACGAACGACATGTCCGCGCCTGAAGCTCTTCCGTCACCGTACCTCGCTGAGGACCCGCCAACCTCAAGCGGTCGGACCCTTCTCGCCACGGCGTTTGCTCATTACTGCGCATTGATGTGGGGGTATTCGCCGGAGGAGGTGGCACGGGCATTGTCCGACGAGATCGATGGTTCGTTGCGTGAGAGCAGGGAGATCAGGCTTGCGGCCCGGCTGATCGGAAGGGTCGTAGCTGATGGCAGCCTGCGGACCTTCGCGCGGCCGATCGGCGGGGGTGAGCCGATCTCGCTCAAGCCTTCCGTGTGGGAGCTCGACGACTTCACCGACCGTTTCGCGAGCAGCGCGATGGCTGTTTCGAAGCCCTTCGATCGGAGTGCCGAAACCACCCACTGGATCTTCGTCGAAACGGCTGACTTCGACGTCATGATCGACGCTGCGACGGCAGATCTACCCCGCAACGGGAGTAGGCGGATCCCGGTATCTGAAGCATCGATCAAGGGGGAGGAGCCATCCTCGGGACCGGACCGCCTGATCCGGTTGCCAGAGGTCATGCATCTCACCGGCATGTCGCGCAGTACGGTCTACGCACGGATGGGGCAGGGCCGCTTCCCTAATACGGTTTCCATGGTGGGCATCGCGGCATGGCGGGAGAGCGATGTCCGGGAGTGGCTGAACGGCCCGAGGTGATGTGATGATCCGCCGAGGGGCGGGGGCCTCCGGCGGACGAGATTCGCTAGGCCTTTCCTCGACGAGGACCATCCAGCAGCGTCGAAGCCGGATCCGCGTCCAGTAGAATGAGGTCAGCCCATTCGCAGGCGATCTCCCGGCGTCGGTCCATGTACGCGTGCCTGTTGTAGCGGAATTCGGTCTCGGACATTCCCGAGGGGCGATGGGCAAGCATCATGTCGATGATCAGCCGATCGATGACCAGCCGGTCGGCTCCGTGATAGAGACGTTCCACTCGTCCATTCATGATCGTGCTGAAGCTCGACCGCCATCCGTGCGGAACGTGTCGCCCCTTCCAGCCCTGTCGATTGTAGAGATAGCCGAGCGCGTTCTCGCTCTGCGGCTGTCGGGCGTCTCGGCCGCCGGGAAAGACGAGTGCCAGCTGCCCGCTTATC contains:
- a CDS encoding FadR family transcriptional regulator, with amino-acid sequence MRACVSDQAGPRTACASCRPGGRTINTQIEGIVRPMADRRLFQDVADQIVALIEEGAFPPGSRLPGERELSDRFGVSRVTIREAEIALQATGRIRIKTGSGVYVADPADMAPPSRLPDVSAFELTEARSLFESEAAALAAPIISAGDLAALRDLLDQMAQDSLPDDEVTAIDRLFHLTIAGASGNKAIIHVIENLWRLRTELPEVRRTHASVCHSDGAARQMEHAAIVEALEQHNPQAARVAMRQHFSRLLGAMLDATEQREIEELQRRTAESRARFLMSAQLG
- a CDS encoding sugar kinase, whose translation is MGKVLAFGEIMLRLSSPGREQLLQTPRFDVWVAGAEANVSTQLARLGHDVAIATRVPDNDLGQAAITTLRGHGVDTRNIQRAGDRMGLYFVASGAGLRATEVVYDRAHSAFAEAPLDAWDWDALLVDVDRLHLSGITPALGPVPAQSALAAVEAAAARGIAISFDGNWRGKLWERWDSDPREILSAIVAHADLVFGNHQDVALLLGRTFTSSGETRRREAAAAAFDKFPKLQMLASTSRHVEHVDLNRLSARVETRFAVAQTEVVEIAGIVDRIGGGDAFAAGVLHALRAEQNIDAVACAGLAVAVLKHSLPGDAALFNQADIDGFLTGGLDVRR
- a CDS encoding IS6 family transposase, with product MPRPRKPTSPFRYFNSSPEVIRLVVLMYVRFPLSLRNVEDLLFERGIDICHETVRMWWNRFGPMFAGDIRRQRVNRMGGFRHWRWHMDEVYVKLNGEMVYLWRAVDHEGEILESYITKTRDKDAALTFMKKALKRHGSPDKITTDGLRSYRAAMKDLGNANKQEVGRWANNRVENSHLPFRRRERAMQRFRRMKTLQKFASVHANVHNHFSLERHLVDRQTYKERRSSALAEWRILAS
- a CDS encoding helix-turn-helix domain-containing protein, translating into MRFPSSAVPVGFGQAVAERRAQMGWSQARLARETGLSRETIARLETGRRTPTADSVFRLQSAMDMEPGELVPAWPEWNPIGLPTYGARTRQRRRELRLSLTTVAAAAGISVATLSRFEREQGHLHTTLQEAHAPTGAKAHLVERGLALALHFADAGCYRRYCLSALGRSGAGPVL
- a CDS encoding AlpA family phage regulatory protein; this translates as MSDEIDGSLRESREIRLAARLIGRVVADGSLRTFARPIGGGEPISLKPSVWELDDFTDRFASSAMAVSKPFDRSAETTHWIFVETADFDVMIDAATADLPRNGSRRIPVSEASIKGEEPSSGPDRLIRLPEVMHLTGMSRSTVYARMGQGRFPNTVSMVGIAAWRESDVREWLNGPR